In one window of Falco cherrug isolate bFalChe1 chromosome 10, bFalChe1.pri, whole genome shotgun sequence DNA:
- the SLA2 gene encoding src-like-adapter 2 isoform X3, with translation MGRVCPRISPRGHGPTTESLANSKDKPWPLCQHSVPRFSPWAVEQCWGLGRQHSNCALPHRKLHSLPQVGQDRPWGTAGCLCTARRGYASACCLRRWLYEGISRQKAEELLLQPGNRSGSFLIRESQTRQGCYSLSVRRSERASWDSVTHYRIHRLENGWVYISPGLTFPSLHDLVDHYSEFGEGLCCALREPCSMEGARAAPVPAMPAVVKKPSLNWDKIDRGHSPTGGGLSHQPGPEGSHQLLPPGDRDRALQGKERIAKGRALLSHSPSADTCPRYSHKHLWMLWEPGTRGQ, from the exons GCCAACTCCAAGGACAAACCCTGGcccctgtgccagcacagcGTGCCCCGTTTCTCTCCCTGGGCTgtggagcagtgctggggcttGGGGAGGCAGCACAGCAACTGTGCACTGCCACACCGCAAGCTGCACTCTCTGCCCCAGGTGGGGCAGGACAGGCCCTGGGGCACTGCTGGGTGTCTctgcacagccaggagaggCTATGCCAGTGCCTGCTGTCTGCGCAGGTGGCTGTACGAGGGCATCAGCCGGCagaaggcagaggagctgctgctccagccggGCAACCGCAGCGGGTCCTTCCTGATACGAGAGAGCCAGACCAGGCAAG GCTGCTACTCACTGTCCGTGCGCCGCAGTGAGCGCGCCTCCTGGGACTCAGTGACACACTACCGCATCCACCGCCTGGAGAATGGCTGGGTCTACATCTCACCTGGACtcaccttccccagcctgcacGACCTGGTGGACCACTACTCTG aGTTTggagaggggctgtgctgtgccctcAGGGAGCCCTGCTCTATGGAAGGGGCAAGGGCAGCCCCGGTCCCTGCCATGCCTGCTGTCGTGAAGAAGCCATCACTCAACTGGGACAAGATTGACAG AGGCCACAGCCCCACTGGAGGAGGACTCTCCCATCAGCCTGGGCCTGAGGGAAGCCATCAGCTCTTACCTCCTGGTGACAGAGACAGGGCcttgcagggaaaggaaagaatagCTAAGGGCAGGGCCCTGCTCAGCCACAGCCCCTCGGCAGACACCTGCCCTCGTTACAGCCACAAACACTTGTGGATGCTGTGGGAGCCAGGCACCCGGGGCCAGTGA